One Silene latifolia isolate original U9 population chromosome 4, ASM4854445v1, whole genome shotgun sequence DNA segment encodes these proteins:
- the LOC141652561 gene encoding mitochondrial import inner membrane translocase subunit Tim9, whose translation MDKSMMENLENLPEQDKMKMGAMIEQLQIRDSLRMYNSLVERCFTDCVDTFKRKTLDKHEETCVKRCAEKFLKHSMRVGLRFAELNQGAATQD comes from the exons ATGGACAAGAGCATGATGGAAAACCTCGAAAATTTACCTGAACAAGACAAGATGAAAATGGGTGCCATGATCGAGCAACTTCAGATCCGTGACAG TCTAAGGATGTACAATTCTCTGGTGGAGAGATGCTTCACCGACTGCGTTGACACCTTTAAACGTAAAACCCTAGACAAGCATGAGGAGACATGTGTTAAGCGGTGTGCAGAGAAGTTCTTGAAGCACTCAATGCGTGTTGGCTTGAGGTTTGCTGAGCTGAACCAAGGTGCTGCTACTCAAGATTAA